A region from the Panicum hallii strain FIL2 chromosome 1, PHallii_v3.1, whole genome shotgun sequence genome encodes:
- the LOC112895643 gene encoding protein STRICTOSIDINE SYNTHASE-LIKE 10-like → AATASSHSFLAVLLLLPSAAVAAVAKAIDASNTQRLELPDVLVGPESVAFDARGGGPYVSISDGRVLRYGGEGVGWTTFAYSPSYTKNGCDAFSELPPVATESSCGRPLGLRFHVNSGNLYIADAYMGLMRVGPDGGEARVLATEAGGAPLRFTNGVDIDQVTGDVYFTDSSTTYTRAQHQMVTTTGDSTGRIMKYSPQTNQVTVLQSGVTYPNGIAISADGTHLVVALTGPCKLMRYWIRGPKANTSEPFADLPGYPDNVRPDGKGGFWVALHREKYELPFGLDRHLLAIRIGAEGEKLQEMKGSKNVRPTEAVEREDGKIYLGSVELSYVGIVST, encoded by the coding sequence CTTTCTCGCCGTCCTGCTGCTCCTGCCGTCGGCGGCCGTGGCCGCCGTAGCCAAGGCCATCGACGCCAGCAATACTCAGCGCCTGGAGCTGCCTGACGTGCTGGTCGGGCCCGAGAGCGTCGCGTTcgacgcgcgcggcggcgggccctACGTCAGCATCTCGGACGGCCGCGTCCTCAGGTacggcggcgagggcgtcgGGTGGACGACGTTCGCGTACAGCCCGAGCTACACCAAGAACGGCTGCGACGCGTTCTCTGAGCTCCCGCCGGTCGCCACGGAGAGCTCGTGCGGCCGGCCGCTAGGATTGAGGTTCCATGTCAACTCCGGGAACCTCTACATCGCCGACGCGTACATGGGCCTGATGCGCGTCGGGCCCGACGGTGGGGAGGCGAGGGTGctggcgacggaggccggcggcgcgccgctGCGCTTCACGAACGGCGTGGACATCGACCAGGTCACCGGCGACGTCTACTTTACCGACAGCAGCACGACATACACACGGGCGCAGCATCAGATGGTCACCACGACAGGAGACTCGACTGGACGCATCATGAAATACAGTCCACAGACTAATCAGGTCACCGTGCTCCAGTCCGGCGTGACGTACCCCAACGGCATTGCCATCAGTGCCGATGGAACCCACCTTGTTGTCGCGCTTACGGGACCATGCAAGCTAATGAGGTACTGGATCCGGGGGCCCAAGGCCAACACATCGGAGCCATTTGCTGACCTGCCAGGATACCCGGACAACGTGAGGCCCGACGGGAAGGGAGGGTTCTGGGTAGCGCTTCATCGGGAGAAGTACGAGCTTCCATTTGGTTTAGATAGACACTTGCTCGCCATTAGGATTGGCGCCGAAGGTGAAAAGCTGCAAGAGATGAAGGGATCCAAGAACGTGAGGCCGACTGAGGCGGTGGAGAGAGAGGATGGCAAAATATATCTTGGATCCGTAGAGTTGTCGTACGTCGGCATTGTTAGCACTTAG